A stretch of Sulfurimonas xiamenensis DNA encodes these proteins:
- a CDS encoding type IV pilus twitching motility protein PilT, whose protein sequence is MSGNKNEVDISQLTFDQLKKIREYLKKLIESGGSDLHVKSNGLIRARINGTIVPFSENKFSYEDAMILSKEILRGRYAELIENKEVDLVYQFDESNRFRVNIFFQMDGPSFVFRVIPMQIPTIEQMKYPEAIKNFTKEERGLVLVTGTTGSGKSTTLAAMVNEINTTYKKHIITIEDPIEFVHKDRGCIINQRSLGQDTLSFDRALRAALREDPDIILVGEMRDRETIELALHAADTGHLVFSTLHTLDAKETINRIIGMFPYEEQNRVRLSLAGVLKGVISQRLIPTKENKRIAAMEILVKTPTIEKLILENRDYEIRDTIEKGREYYKSQSFDQHIFDIYNEGIITKEKAKEYATSASDLEMKMSGFNSGKASDLINKSEKNSKNEAVDEDVFDLK, encoded by the coding sequence ATGAGTGGTAATAAAAATGAAGTAGATATAAGTCAGTTGACATTTGATCAATTAAAAAAGATTCGAGAATATCTTAAAAAATTGATTGAAAGCGGCGGCAGTGATTTACATGTAAAATCGAATGGTTTAATAAGAGCTAGAATTAATGGAACAATTGTTCCATTTTCTGAGAATAAATTTTCTTATGAAGATGCTATGATTCTCTCTAAAGAGATTCTTAGAGGAAGATATGCGGAGCTTATTGAAAATAAAGAAGTTGACTTGGTCTATCAGTTTGATGAATCTAACCGTTTTCGTGTAAATATTTTCTTTCAGATGGATGGTCCTTCATTTGTATTTCGTGTTATTCCTATGCAGATACCGACAATTGAGCAGATGAAATATCCTGAAGCCATAAAAAATTTTACAAAAGAAGAGCGCGGACTGGTTCTAGTTACCGGAACTACAGGGAGTGGTAAATCAACAACACTCGCAGCAATGGTAAATGAAATAAATACAACATATAAAAAACATATTATAACCATTGAAGATCCTATTGAATTTGTGCATAAAGATAGAGGATGTATCATAAATCAACGCTCGTTAGGACAAGATACTCTCTCTTTTGATAGAGCTCTAAGAGCTGCTCTTCGTGAAGATCCTGATATTATACTTGTAGGTGAGATGAGAGACCGTGAAACTATAGAGTTGGCTCTTCATGCTGCAGATACGGGACATTTGGTTTTTTCAACATTGCATACACTCGATGCGAAGGAGACAATTAATCGAATTATAGGTATGTTTCCTTATGAAGAACAAAATCGTGTTCGCCTCTCTCTTGCAGGAGTTTTAAAAGGAGTTATCTCTCAAAGGTTGATCCCTACAAAAGAAAATAAACGAATAGCGGCAATGGAGATACTTGTAAAAACTCCTACTATTGAGAAACTTATTTTAGAAAATCGTGATTATGAGATTCGTGATACCATAGAAAAAGGACGAGAATATTATAAATCACAAAGTTTTGATCAGCATATTTTTGATATATATAATGAAGGCATTATTACAAAAGAAAAAGCAAAAGAGTACGCAACAAGCGCTTCTGATTTAGAGATGAAAATGAGCGGGTTTAACAGCGGTAAAGCTTCTGATCTTATTAATAAATCTGAAAAAAATAGTAAAAATGAAGCAGTAGATGAGGATGTATTTGATTTAAAATAA
- a CDS encoding 50S ribosomal protein L25/general stress protein Ctc, with protein MLEGIIRESIGKRSTKALRRDGYLIANIYGKGLENIHAAFKENEYIRTVRNKDTLSFPISVGGNEMNVVVQSYETHPVTAKLLHVDLMVAQPGVVTHYHVPVFAQGEAIGLKNKGLVHISKPRLRVKAAIENVPNSINVDVTKMDVGDAKMLRDLEKIPNVTFTDADRVSVLSVIKAK; from the coding sequence ATGTTAGAAGGCATTATTAGAGAGAGTATTGGCAAAAGAAGCACAAAGGCGCTTCGCCGTGATGGTTATCTAATTGCAAACATATACGGAAAAGGGCTTGAAAATATTCATGCTGCATTCAAAGAGAATGAGTATATCCGTACTGTGCGCAACAAAGATACTTTATCGTTCCCAATCAGCGTTGGCGGAAATGAGATGAATGTTGTTGTTCAATCCTATGAAACACATCCTGTAACAGCAAAGCTTTTGCATGTAGATTTAATGGTGGCACAACCTGGTGTTGTTACTCACTATCATGTTCCTGTTTTCGCACAAGGTGAAGCAATTGGACTAAAAAACAAAGGTTTAGTACATATTTCAAAACCTCGTTTAAGAGTAAAAGCTGCAATCGAAAATGTTCCAAACAGTATTAATGTTGATGTAACAAAAATGGATGTAGGTGATGCTAAAATGTTGCGTGATCTTGAAAAAATTCCAAATGTTACATTCACAGATGCTGATCGTGTATCTGTACTAAGTGTAATTAAAGCTAAGTAA
- the pth gene encoding aminoacyl-tRNA hydrolase, with amino-acid sequence MMLIVGLGNPGPKYELTRHNIGFMVIDELIKRNSAQKLSSSSFNGELFKLSSHFLLKPLTFMNLSGISIAAVKKFYKIEEVVVIHDDLDLPFGALRFKKGGGHGGHNGLKSTDENISKEYIRVRMGIGKPEHKGETASYVLSDFNKEEQQYLSEWISYACEAVEFLLENSLEDVSSKYTIKKFQLK; translated from the coding sequence ATCATGCTGATAGTCGGTCTGGGAAATCCTGGTCCGAAGTATGAGTTAACTCGTCATAACATAGGTTTTATGGTTATTGACGAGCTTATCAAAAGAAATAGCGCTCAAAAATTATCTTCTTCATCTTTTAACGGTGAACTTTTTAAACTCTCAAGTCATTTTTTATTAAAACCGCTTACTTTTATGAATCTATCGGGTATTTCTATTGCCGCTGTAAAAAAATTTTATAAAATTGAAGAAGTTGTTGTAATACATGATGATTTGGATCTTCCTTTTGGTGCTCTTCGTTTTAAAAAAGGTGGCGGCCACGGTGGACATAACGGACTTAAATCCACAGATGAAAATATCTCCAAAGAGTACATAAGAGTAAGAATGGGTATAGGCAAACCTGAGCATAAAGGTGAGACTGCCTCTTATGTTTTAAGTGATTTTAACAAAGAGGAGCAGCAATATCTAAGCGAGTGGATATCATACGCATGTGAAGCTGTTGAATTTTTGTTAGAAAACTCCTTAGAAGATGTTAGTTCTAAATATACAATTAAAAAATTTCAGCTAAAATAG
- a CDS encoding LptF/LptG family permease, which translates to MLAFKYISFHYIKYFIVILSALVLFLVGFDYMGSADKLDISANLLLIYLVYKTFFAIDMLLPLSLIFAMISTKIFLIRSNALVSFYSLGYSRVDILKPFVVVSTVVIIAFIGVHSISNFARADEMAKNIRKNAQYLSPTRDLFFTYKDKFVYFSKMLPLQESAEDIRVFSFKENSLKEVLIASKARYRDEAWHIDSADIITKPDEINFNSLGIKVNEKNNLEILQDFRPKMLDQVYEGKVNFTIKDAIDAYTLLKAQNINTDIVKSSLYKIFVYPFFVPSMIVIIFFFVPVSVRFLNVSLFSFAAIISSLMIWALLFALIELSSHKTVPSEIGIVAPVFILFLIAFRQWRKYRLAT; encoded by the coding sequence ATGCTGGCTTTTAAATATATCTCTTTTCATTATATTAAATACTTCATTGTTATTTTATCAGCACTTGTTCTTTTTTTAGTTGGTTTTGATTATATGGGAAGTGCTGATAAGTTGGATATATCAGCCAATCTGCTTTTAATATATTTAGTTTATAAAACTTTTTTTGCTATAGATATGCTTTTGCCTCTTTCTCTTATTTTTGCAATGATAAGTACAAAAATATTTTTGATTCGTTCAAATGCATTGGTCTCTTTTTATTCTCTTGGATATTCAAGAGTTGATATTTTAAAGCCTTTTGTTGTTGTTTCTACTGTAGTTATTATAGCTTTTATCGGAGTTCACTCAATTTCGAATTTTGCAAGAGCAGATGAAATGGCTAAAAATATTCGTAAAAATGCCCAATATCTAAGCCCAACAAGAGATCTTTTTTTTACATATAAAGATAAATTTGTATATTTTTCAAAAATGCTTCCTTTGCAAGAGAGTGCTGAAGATATAAGAGTGTTTAGTTTTAAAGAGAACTCTTTAAAAGAGGTTTTAATAGCTTCTAAAGCAAGATATAGAGATGAAGCGTGGCATATAGACAGTGCTGATATTATTACTAAACCTGATGAAATTAATTTCAATTCGCTTGGCATAAAGGTAAATGAGAAAAATAATTTAGAAATTCTTCAAGATTTTAGACCAAAAATGTTAGATCAGGTTTATGAGGGCAAAGTTAATTTTACTATAAAAGATGCGATAGATGCATATACATTATTAAAAGCCCAAAATATCAATACAGATATTGTAAAAAGTTCACTCTATAAGATATTTGTTTATCCTTTTTTTGTGCCAAGTATGATTGTTATTATTTTCTTTTTTGTTCCTGTAAGTGTGAGATTTTTAAATGTATCACTCTTTAGTTTTGCAGCTATTATTTCCTCTCTTATGATATGGGCACTTCTTTTTGCACTTATTGAACTCTCAAGTCATAAGACTGTGCCAAGTGAAATTGGTATTGTAGCTCCTGTTTTCATTCTTTTCTTAATTGCTTTTAGGCAGTGGAGAAAATATCGATTAGCCACTTAA
- the lysA gene encoding diaminopimelate decarboxylase — MINFKELASTYKTPLYIYDLDYMSAQYKELKEAFKGRKSIMAYAIKSNSNLSVIKHFAELGSGADCVSIGEVRRAFLAGIPSYKIIFSGVGKSDDEIREAIQKDILYINVESEAELGRVELIAKELNSVCRISIRVNPNIDPLTHPYISTGLHDNKFGVEIDAAKRMYIRANNSEYLDPVGIHFHIGSQLTELEPIYESAAIVADMVRSLQSIKIELKFFDVGGGLGVKYNNETTIKPYDYAQAIFSTLKGLDLTIICEPGRFLTANAGYFLTKVLYEKQNGSKRFVVVDGAMNDLLRPSLYKAYHKIEPITESKSELSQADVVGPVCESGDFFAKECMLPTLEHNDLLVVHSAGAYGFGMGSNYNTRGRSAEVALKGGKAKLIRRREEFEDLIALEKEFLE, encoded by the coding sequence ATGATTAATTTTAAAGAACTTGCATCCACATACAAAACCCCGCTTTACATATATGATTTAGACTATATGAGTGCGCAATATAAAGAGTTAAAAGAGGCATTTAAAGGCAGAAAATCAATTATGGCATATGCTATAAAATCCAATTCTAATCTTAGTGTTATTAAACACTTTGCAGAGTTGGGAAGCGGTGCTGACTGTGTCTCCATCGGCGAAGTGCGTCGTGCCTTTTTGGCAGGTATTCCAAGTTACAAGATTATTTTTTCAGGTGTTGGAAAGAGTGATGATGAGATACGCGAAGCAATACAAAAAGATATTTTATATATTAATGTAGAGAGTGAAGCCGAACTCGGCCGTGTTGAACTTATAGCAAAAGAGTTAAATAGCGTATGTAGAATCAGTATAAGGGTAAATCCAAATATTGATCCGCTTACACATCCCTATATCTCGACAGGACTTCATGATAATAAATTTGGAGTGGAAATTGATGCTGCAAAAAGAATGTATATCCGTGCAAATAACTCAGAGTATCTGGATCCTGTAGGCATTCATTTTCATATAGGTTCTCAACTTACAGAGTTAGAACCCATATATGAGTCTGCTGCAATAGTAGCAGATATGGTGCGTTCGCTTCAAAGCATAAAAATAGAGTTGAAATTTTTTGATGTAGGCGGAGGACTCGGTGTTAAGTACAATAATGAAACAACTATAAAGCCGTATGATTATGCACAGGCAATATTTTCAACTTTAAAAGGACTGGATTTAACAATTATTTGTGAACCGGGAAGATTTTTAACAGCAAATGCAGGTTATTTTTTAACAAAAGTTTTATATGAGAAACAAAATGGTTCAAAAAGATTTGTTGTAGTTGATGGTGCTATGAATGACCTTTTGCGTCCGAGTCTTTATAAAGCTTACCATAAAATCGAGCCTATAACGGAGAGTAAAAGCGAACTAAGTCAAGCAGATGTAGTAGGACCGGTTTGTGAAAGCGGTGATTTTTTTGCAAAGGAGTGTATGTTGCCGACTCTGGAACATAATGATCTGCTTGTAGTCCACAGTGCCGGAGCATATGGTTTTGGCATGGGAAGCAACTACAACACAAGAGGCAGAAGTGCCGAAGTGGCATTAAAAGGCGGAAAGGCAAAACTTATCCGAAGACGCGAAGAGTTTGAAGATTTAATAGCACTAGAGAAAGAGTTTTTAGAGTAA
- a CDS encoding HAD-IIA family hydrolase — translation MYFIDVQGTLISDADKSPLRGSIEFIEKLNEEKIPYMVITNNTKKASKDFYSYLQSIGFHFEFTKYLDPLMLLESSLEKEAVAAYGAEEFLSVLKKMGYILNYKNPKTVLVAIKENFSAEEYAQMIDFLLNGASLVGMHETSIYAKNNKRYPGVGAILKMLEFATSSSYDVVGKPSVSFYNEALKMLQLQEKSAKFSDITIISDDVKGDLGGAKEMGMKTIFVTSGKYKSAQEIVPFLKPELKPDFIYADMQEILEDRWKL, via the coding sequence TTGTATTTCATTGATGTTCAAGGTACTTTAATTAGTGATGCGGATAAATCTCCATTGCGTGGAAGCATAGAGTTTATCGAAAAATTAAATGAAGAAAAAATTCCATATATGGTTATTACTAACAATACTAAAAAAGCTTCAAAAGATTTTTATAGTTATCTTCAATCAATAGGTTTTCATTTTGAATTTACAAAATATCTTGATCCGCTTATGCTTTTAGAATCTTCTTTAGAAAAAGAAGCTGTTGCGGCCTATGGAGCAGAAGAATTTTTGAGCGTTTTAAAAAAAATGGGGTATATTTTAAATTATAAAAATCCCAAAACAGTTTTAGTTGCGATAAAAGAGAATTTTTCTGCCGAGGAGTATGCGCAGATGATAGATTTTTTGCTTAATGGCGCATCTTTGGTGGGTATGCATGAAACATCAATATATGCAAAAAACAACAAAAGGTATCCCGGTGTCGGAGCAATTTTAAAGATGCTTGAATTTGCAACATCTTCCTCTTATGATGTTGTTGGAAAACCAAGTGTTTCTTTTTACAATGAGGCTTTAAAAATGTTGCAATTACAAGAAAAAAGTGCTAAATTTAGTGATATAACTATTATTAGTGATGATGTAAAGGGTGATTTGGGCGGAGCTAAAGAGATGGGAATGAAAACGATTTTTGTTACAAGCGGAAAATATAAAAGTGCTCAAGAGATAGTGCCTTTTTTAAAACCTGAATTAAAACCAGATTTTATTTATGCTGATATGCAGGAGATTTTGGAGGATAGATGGAAACTTTAG
- the pheA gene encoding prephenate dehydratase: METLEDCRVAIDAIDDEVLKLLNKRMEIVKRVGEIKKDSDSAIYRPEREKAIIQRLTQNSMDQQGLLNKNAIEAIFLEIFAVSRNLELPERIAYLGPEGSFTHQAAESRFGAMSDYLSLSSIHSVFKTLEAKRAKFGIVPIENSRDGVVGETLDLLAKSSVKIVAELYMPIHMSFVTKAKKISQITKIYSKDKGFGQCKEFLQEYNLVNVEQIPVESTAKAAILASKDPNAAALCSHIAAKLYRVPTMFDRIEDDIGSLTRFIILSDFKNAKSQDDKTSILVRLKDSVKAGSLVHFLQDFNEQNINLSKIESRPSKNKGGFDYWFFIDFYGHIDDEKFQKVLQKHKGEVTWLGSYVKGEEIEV; encoded by the coding sequence ATGGAAACTTTAGAAGATTGTAGAGTTGCAATTGATGCTATTGATGATGAGGTGCTAAAACTTCTTAATAAAAGAATGGAAATTGTTAAGCGGGTGGGCGAAATCAAAAAAGATAGTGATAGCGCAATATATAGACCGGAGAGAGAAAAAGCAATTATTCAAAGATTGACTCAAAATAGTATGGATCAGCAGGGGCTCTTAAATAAAAATGCCATCGAAGCTATATTTTTAGAAATTTTTGCAGTTTCAAGAAACTTGGAGCTTCCGGAGCGTATAGCTTATCTCGGTCCTGAGGGAAGTTTTACTCATCAAGCGGCAGAGAGTCGTTTTGGGGCGATGAGCGACTACCTTTCTTTAAGCTCTATTCACTCTGTTTTTAAAACACTTGAAGCAAAAAGAGCTAAATTTGGAATTGTTCCGATAGAAAACTCAAGAGACGGAGTAGTAGGTGAAACACTTGATCTTTTGGCAAAAAGTTCTGTAAAAATTGTGGCAGAACTATATATGCCTATTCATATGTCATTTGTTACAAAAGCAAAGAAAATATCGCAAATAACTAAGATTTATTCAAAAGACAAAGGTTTTGGGCAGTGTAAAGAGTTTCTTCAGGAGTATAACCTTGTTAATGTGGAACAAATTCCGGTTGAGTCGACTGCAAAAGCAGCAATTTTGGCTTCAAAAGATCCAAATGCTGCTGCTCTTTGTAGTCATATTGCAGCAAAATTGTATCGTGTGCCGACAATGTTTGACCGCATCGAAGATGATATAGGCTCTTTGACAAGATTTATAATTCTTAGTGATTTTAAAAATGCTAAGAGTCAAGATGACAAAACTTCTATTTTAGTGAGACTCAAAGACTCTGTGAAAGCGGGATCGCTTGTTCATTTTTTACAAGATTTTAATGAACAAAATATAAATCTTTCAAAAATAGAGTCACGACCTTCAAAAAACAAGGGCGGATTTGATTACTGGTTTTTTATAGATTTTTACGGGCATATTGATGATGAAAAGTTTCAAAAGGTACTACAAAAACATAAAGGGGAAGTAACTTGGTTAGGAAGTTATGTAAAAGGTGAAGAGATTGAAGTTTAA
- the hisC gene encoding histidinol-phosphate transaminase: MKFNKNLENIKTYETGKPIELVVREFGIEPKDIIKLASNENPYGTSPKAVAAVSDIVTKMALYPDDSMIKLKNGLSKRFDVENENIIIGSGSDQVIEFLIHAKASSSSKILMNSITFAMYEIYAKHVGANIIKTASQEHDLDEFYALYKEEKPEIIFICTPNNPTGDALDAQKIYDFLKKIDSDTLVVIDGAYMEYAIAKDSSKEIAVKKLIEEFDNVVYLGTFSKAYGLGGMRVGYGVADHNIIKELYKLRPPFNITTLSLEAASVALSDEEFVKKSVTLNLEQMKRYEQFAKEQKIDIINSYTNFITFCLNSNQDSTKISNSLLKKGMIVRDLSSYNMNAIRVTIGTEEQNSRFFELVKQFL, from the coding sequence TTGAAGTTTAATAAAAATTTAGAAAATATAAAAACATATGAGACTGGAAAACCGATAGAGTTGGTTGTAAGAGAGTTTGGTATAGAGCCAAAAGATATTATAAAGCTTGCATCAAATGAGAACCCTTACGGAACTTCTCCTAAAGCTGTGGCTGCTGTTAGTGATATTGTGACTAAAATGGCTCTTTATCCTGATGATTCTATGATAAAGCTGAAAAATGGATTAAGTAAAAGATTTGATGTTGAAAATGAAAATATAATTATTGGTTCAGGCAGTGATCAGGTTATAGAGTTTTTAATTCATGCAAAAGCCTCTTCATCTTCAAAAATCTTGATGAACAGTATAACATTTGCGATGTATGAAATATATGCTAAACATGTAGGAGCAAATATTATTAAAACGGCTTCACAAGAGCATGATCTTGATGAATTTTATGCACTTTACAAAGAAGAGAAACCAGAAATCATATTTATATGTACGCCAAATAATCCAACAGGGGATGCGCTTGATGCTCAAAAAATATATGATTTTTTAAAGAAGATAGACAGTGATACACTTGTGGTTATAGACGGTGCTTATATGGAGTATGCTATTGCTAAAGATAGTTCAAAAGAGATAGCTGTAAAAAAACTTATAGAAGAGTTTGATAATGTTGTTTATCTTGGTACATTTTCTAAAGCTTACGGGCTTGGCGGGATGAGAGTCGGATATGGCGTGGCTGATCACAATATAATAAAAGAGCTATACAAACTTAGACCTCCTTTTAATATTACCACTTTGTCTCTTGAAGCTGCAAGTGTAGCGCTTAGTGATGAAGAGTTTGTAAAAAAGAGTGTAACTCTTAATCTTGAGCAGATGAAACGCTACGAACAATTTGCAAAAGAGCAAAAAATAGATATAATAAATAGTTATACTAATTTTATTACATTTTGTTTAAATTCAAATCAAGATTCTACAAAGATATCAAATTCTCTTTTGAAAAAAGGTATGATAGTAAGAGATTTGAGCAGTTATAATATGAATGCAATTAGAGTTACAATAGGGACAGAAGAGCAAAATAGTCGTTTTTTTGAATTAGTAAAACAATTTTTATAA
- the fliF gene encoding flagellar basal-body MS-ring/collar protein FliF, whose product MNSKVLFSQLFVLKNRLSKKQKLIIGSAVAAIIIFLIFLSVYTAEKNINSRYEVLFGSLASADAAKVIEELEKKSISYELLDNNIIKIPRNILYKERIAIASLGIVKKGSVSLSAEDFKQNEKYFQALEDELSRTINALSAVENVSVRLTLEKNATALVLLQLTKGRELSLKQIRGIENLVAAAVPNLSPSDVVLIDNNTEIIASIDEMEQLTALSIMQQNFKANEEKKKERKIIEAISPYIGKEKKIAAQVNIDFDFSVKEPLSDTYNSEFAQIKKIMVTVIVDGNYKYKSDADGNPTNELEYEPLSENDLKTLSLLVSRLIGINKERGDQISVKNAQFKIAEVNALKNKTDVSFFEFLKYLFVFIFLFIVYIKLIAPFAKKAFKVSKKEQKSSEIFLDSDVEKNFYKDEDKYTISLDKMKIMIDKSPEAAANIFQALIAEDAQEAIMHRRR is encoded by the coding sequence ATGAATTCTAAAGTACTTTTTTCGCAACTTTTTGTTCTAAAAAATAGGCTAAGTAAAAAACAAAAGCTTATTATTGGTTCTGCTGTTGCGGCTATTATCATATTTTTAATTTTTTTGAGTGTTTATACGGCTGAAAAAAATATAAATAGTAGATATGAAGTGCTTTTTGGCTCTTTGGCTTCAGCAGATGCTGCCAAAGTTATCGAAGAGTTAGAAAAAAAAAGTATCTCTTATGAATTGCTGGATAATAATATTATAAAAATTCCTAGAAATATTTTATATAAAGAGCGCATTGCAATTGCTTCTTTGGGAATTGTAAAAAAAGGTTCAGTAAGTTTAAGTGCAGAAGATTTTAAGCAAAATGAAAAATATTTTCAAGCACTAGAAGATGAACTCTCCCGCACGATTAATGCACTTTCAGCGGTTGAAAATGTCAGTGTTCGTTTGACTTTAGAAAAAAATGCAACAGCTTTGGTTCTGCTTCAATTGACCAAAGGAAGAGAGCTCTCTTTAAAACAAATAAGAGGGATTGAAAATCTTGTTGCAGCAGCGGTACCAAACCTTTCTCCATCGGATGTTGTTCTTATAGATAATAATACAGAAATTATCGCTAGTATAGATGAGATGGAGCAGTTGACTGCTCTCTCAATTATGCAGCAAAATTTTAAAGCAAATGAAGAGAAAAAAAAAGAGAGAAAAATTATAGAGGCTATTTCTCCTTATATCGGTAAAGAGAAAAAAATTGCCGCACAGGTTAACATCGATTTTGATTTTTCTGTTAAAGAACCTCTTTCTGATACATATAATTCCGAGTTTGCACAAATTAAAAAGATTATGGTCACCGTTATTGTGGATGGAAATTATAAATATAAATCTGATGCAGATGGCAATCCTACAAATGAGCTGGAGTATGAGCCGTTATCAGAGAATGATTTAAAAACTTTATCTTTATTGGTTAGCCGTTTAATCGGCATAAACAAGGAGAGAGGTGACCAGATAAGTGTTAAAAATGCGCAGTTTAAAATAGCTGAGGTTAATGCACTAAAAAATAAAACAGATGTGTCGTTTTTTGAATTTTTGAAATATTTATTTGTATTTATATTTCTTTTTATTGTCTATATAAAATTGATTGCTCCATTTGCAAAAAAAGCATTTAAAGTTTCTAAAAAAGAGCAGAAATCAAGTGAAATATTTTTAGATTCTGATGTTGAAAAAAATTTTTATAAAGATGAGGATAAATATACTATTTCTCTTGATAAAATGAAAATTATGATTGACAAATCACCCGAAGCTGCCGCAAATATTTTTCAAGCTTTAATTGCAGAAGATGCTCAAGAAGCTATAATGCACAGGAGAAGATAG
- the fliG gene encoding flagellar motor switch protein FliG, which translates to MNLNPAQQAKFDKMSRAEKIAVLLMLMGEDTTASVFSNMSVDAITEVSKYIASNKSVEKAVAVAVLKEFYAIFQSQQFIIGRGIKYTKELLYRALDVEDADKILEKLSKTLQEDQYFSYLSKIKPQQLSKLLVDEHPQTAALILAHMDAVEAADTLHYFSDDLRSEVLIRIAKLGDISSSVIKRVSDVLKSKLELSSSKEFKIGGLRAVAAILNSFDEKISKETFVKICEQDKEISTLIKDMMFSFEDIKTLEKKAIIEILNSVDKHDLMLALKSASPELRDAFFSVMSEKGKKVFEEEGQFLGVVKMRDIKDAQRRVIKRVESLVEDEIIQLDLGKKEAVK; encoded by the coding sequence ATGAATCTAAATCCCGCACAGCAAGCAAAATTTGATAAAATGAGTAGAGCGGAAAAAATAGCAGTTCTATTAATGCTTATGGGTGAAGATACAACAGCTTCTGTATTTTCAAATATGAGTGTTGATGCAATAACAGAAGTTTCAAAATATATAGCTAGCAACAAAAGTGTAGAAAAAGCTGTTGCGGTAGCTGTGCTTAAAGAATTTTATGCAATTTTTCAATCGCAGCAGTTTATTATCGGCAGAGGTATAAAATATACCAAAGAGCTTCTTTACAGAGCACTTGATGTTGAAGATGCAGATAAGATTTTAGAAAAACTCTCAAAAACATTACAAGAGGATCAATACTTTTCATATTTGTCAAAAATCAAGCCTCAGCAGCTCTCAAAGCTTCTTGTTGATGAACATCCTCAAACAGCAGCGCTTATTTTAGCTCACATGGATGCAGTTGAAGCAGCCGATACATTGCACTATTTTTCAGATGATTTAAGAAGTGAGGTTTTGATAAGAATTGCTAAACTGGGGGATATCTCCTCATCTGTAATAAAAAGAGTTTCCGATGTTCTTAAATCCAAACTGGAACTCTCTTCATCAAAAGAGTTTAAAATCGGCGGTCTTCGTGCAGTTGCTGCTATTTTAAACTCTTTTGATGAAAAAATTTCCAAAGAGACATTTGTTAAAATATGTGAGCAGGATAAAGAGATATCAACTCTTATTAAAGATATGATGTTTTCTTTTGAAGATATAAAAACACTTGAAAAAAAAGCAATTATAGAGATACTTAACAGTGTAGATAAGCATGATTTAATGCTTGCGTTAAAAAGTGCCTCTCCAGAGCTTAGAGATGCTTTTTTTAGTGTTATGAGTGAAAAAGGCAAAAAAGTTTTTGAAGAAGAGGGTCAGTTTTTGGGTGTAGTAAAGATGAGAGATATTAAAGATGCGCAAAGAAGAGTCATTAAGAGAGTTGAAAGCCTTGTTGAAGATGAAATAATTCAATTAGATTTAGGAAAAAAAGAGGCGGTAAAGTAG